One genomic segment of Bacteroides sp. includes these proteins:
- a CDS encoding helix-turn-helix transcriptional regulator: MKNSIKVERARLGLTQSDLAEKVGVTRLTIHSIEKGKFNPSLVLALKIAGCFGVKIEELFELENDD; this comes from the coding sequence TTGAAAAACAGCATTAAAGTTGAAAGGGCCAGACTGGGGCTGACACAGAGTGATCTGGCTGAAAAAGTTGGAGTTACACGTCTGACTATTCACTCTATTGAGAAGGGGAAGTTTAATCCCTCGCTTGTGTTGGCATTAAAAATAGCTGGCTGCTTTGGGGTTAAAATAGAAGAACTATTTGAACTTGAAAACGATGACTAA
- a CDS encoding TraB/GumN family protein, protein MKKIVLSIAFLVCQQILLAQSDRSPGFLWQVNINGSEFTLAGSIHAAKKENYPLHNAYIEAYKEADFIIFEIKEDFESIQEQLFTYAENDKLLEDQYLNNFLSPGSMEILALLFKGKERTLQRQFEYEGWLLNMSVMGMTPRMIGFDPELAIDKYFHDLATNDQKIILGLDQIETQFQLFEFEAPLETQINILERGLKTIDMRAKSEQPLFDAYFSQDRDAFEKAFLTPLNFENPQVKAMYDRVFVSRNKAWVQKIIELANKEKGHYFMLVGCGHYFGPENILELLKEEGFNPNNYKI, encoded by the coding sequence ATGAAAAAAATAGTATTATCAATCGCATTCTTGGTTTGCCAACAAATCCTATTAGCTCAATCCGACAGATCTCCTGGTTTTCTCTGGCAGGTGAATATAAATGGATCCGAGTTCACGCTTGCCGGTTCTATTCATGCTGCAAAAAAAGAGAATTATCCTTTACACAATGCATATATTGAAGCATACAAAGAGGCAGATTTCATAATCTTTGAAATTAAAGAGGATTTTGAGTCGATACAAGAACAATTGTTTACTTATGCAGAGAATGACAAGCTGTTGGAAGATCAATACCTAAACAATTTTTTAAGTCCGGGAAGCATGGAAATTCTCGCCTTGCTGTTTAAAGGAAAGGAAAGGACACTCCAACGGCAATTCGAATATGAGGGCTGGCTACTAAATATGTCCGTAATGGGTATGACACCAAGAATGATTGGCTTTGATCCAGAGTTGGCTATTGATAAATACTTTCATGATCTTGCAACCAATGATCAAAAAATTATCCTTGGATTAGATCAAATCGAAACACAATTTCAACTCTTTGAATTTGAAGCTCCTCTAGAAACACAGATAAATATCCTTGAACGTGGTCTTAAAACTATTGATATGAGGGCAAAGTCAGAGCAGCCTTTGTTTGATGCTTATTTCAGTCAAGATCGAGATGCTTTTGAAAAAGCATTTTTAACACCATTGAATTTCGAAAACCCGCAAGTCAAAGCCATGTATGATCGGGTTTTTGTGTCAAGAAACAAAGCCTGGGTTCAAAAAATAATTGAATTGGCCAATAAAGAGAAGGGCCATTATTTTATGCTTGTCGGATGCGGGCATTATTTTGGACCCGAAAATATCCTTGAGCTTCTCAAAGAGGAAGGGTTTAATCCAAATAATTACAAGATATAA
- the era gene encoding GTPase Era: MHKAGFVNIIGNPNVGKSTLMNALLGEKLSIITPKAQTTRHRILGLANGDDYQIVFSDTPGVLKPGYKMQEYMMRAVKSTMMDADIFIVMSDISQDFDHPELLGQIREAGVPVLLLINKIDLSDQDKVVVKVEEWKQRFPEWLVLPISALENFNIDQVLQKIIELLPLSPPYFPKDELTDRSERFFVAEIIREKILMNYQKEIPYSVEVSVDSFKEEADVIRIRSIIYVSRESQKGIIIGHKGSMLKKVGTEARIDIEKFLEKKAFLELHVKVSKNWRESDTQLKRFGYTDL; this comes from the coding sequence ATGCATAAAGCCGGATTCGTAAACATCATAGGCAACCCCAATGTGGGGAAGTCCACCCTGATGAATGCCCTGCTGGGTGAAAAGCTTTCCATCATCACGCCCAAGGCTCAGACCACGCGTCACCGCATCCTCGGGCTGGCCAATGGTGACGACTACCAGATCGTTTTCTCGGATACCCCCGGGGTATTGAAACCTGGCTATAAGATGCAGGAGTATATGATGCGGGCCGTGAAAAGCACCATGATGGATGCCGATATTTTCATCGTCATGAGCGATATCAGCCAGGATTTTGACCATCCTGAGCTGCTCGGGCAGATCAGGGAAGCAGGCGTGCCGGTACTTTTATTGATCAATAAAATAGACCTCTCTGATCAGGACAAGGTAGTTGTCAAAGTGGAGGAATGGAAACAACGCTTTCCAGAATGGCTGGTACTGCCCATTTCCGCCCTGGAGAACTTCAACATTGACCAGGTACTTCAAAAGATCATTGAGTTGTTGCCCCTCTCACCGCCCTATTTTCCCAAGGATGAACTCACCGACCGCTCGGAGCGCTTCTTTGTGGCCGAGATCATTCGCGAGAAGATTTTGATGAATTACCAGAAAGAGATCCCTTACTCGGTAGAGGTATCCGTTGATTCGTTTAAAGAAGAAGCGGATGTAATCAGGATCCGCAGCATTATATACGTCAGTCGTGAGTCGCAAAAAGGCATCATCATTGGCCACAAGGGCAGTATGCTGAAAAAAGTCGGCACCGAGGCACGCATCGACATTGAAAAGTTCCTGGAGAAGAAAGCCTTCCTGGAACTTCACGTGAAAGTAAGCAAGAACTGGCGGGAAAGTGACACCCAGCTGAAACGCTTTGGATATACCGACCTTTAG
- the der gene encoding ribosome biogenesis GTPase Der, translating into MANIVALVGRPNVGKSTLFNRLTQTRIAIVDATSGVTRDRHYGKSDWNGMEFSVIDTGGYVVGSDDVFEEQIRRQVAIAVEEASVILFLVDTHEGLTPMDEEVADILRRSNKKVLLVANKVDSSKHQAEAAVFYQLGMGEVFNISSISGSGTGELLDAVVTALEKVPEEEPEEDLPRFAVIGRPNVGKSSLINALIGEERNIVTDIPGTTRDSIFTRYKSFGFDFYLVDTAGLRKKGKVTENIEFYSVMRSVRAIESADVCLLLVDATEGFQSQDQNIFGLAARNNKGVVILVNKWDLVEKDHKTSKEFEANIHEAIAPFQDVPIIFTSVITKQRILKAMEMAVEVYRNRTRKITTSKLNEVLLPIIENTPPPSLKGKYIRIKYITQLHTHYPSFALFCNLPQYVRESYYRFIENKIREHWDFTGVPIKIYFRKK; encoded by the coding sequence ATGGCAAACATCGTAGCGCTGGTTGGCCGCCCAAATGTAGGTAAATCGACTCTTTTTAACCGTCTGACGCAGACCAGGATCGCCATTGTTGACGCCACGTCAGGGGTTACGCGCGACCGTCATTACGGCAAGAGCGACTGGAACGGGATGGAGTTTTCGGTGATCGACACCGGGGGATACGTGGTAGGCTCGGATGATGTTTTTGAGGAACAGATCCGGCGCCAGGTGGCCATTGCTGTGGAGGAAGCTTCGGTAATTTTGTTTTTAGTGGATACCCACGAGGGGCTGACGCCTATGGATGAGGAAGTAGCAGACATTTTGCGGCGCTCAAACAAAAAGGTACTGCTGGTGGCCAACAAGGTCGACAGCAGCAAGCACCAGGCAGAAGCGGCCGTCTTTTACCAGTTGGGCATGGGTGAGGTGTTTAACATCTCGTCCATCAGTGGAAGCGGCACCGGCGAACTCCTTGATGCCGTGGTAACTGCCCTTGAAAAAGTACCTGAGGAAGAGCCCGAAGAAGACCTTCCAAGGTTTGCTGTCATAGGACGGCCTAACGTGGGCAAATCTTCACTGATCAATGCGCTGATCGGCGAAGAACGTAATATTGTGACGGATATTCCAGGCACCACGCGCGACTCCATCTTTACGCGCTACAAAAGCTTTGGCTTTGACTTCTACCTGGTGGACACCGCCGGCTTGCGTAAAAAGGGCAAGGTGACCGAAAACATCGAGTTTTACTCCGTGATGCGCTCAGTAAGGGCCATCGAAAGTGCTGATGTGTGCCTGCTGCTGGTCGATGCCACGGAGGGATTCCAGTCGCAGGATCAGAACATTTTTGGCCTTGCAGCCCGAAACAACAAGGGTGTAGTGATCCTGGTAAACAAATGGGACCTGGTGGAAAAGGACCATAAAACCTCCAAGGAATTTGAAGCCAATATACACGAAGCCATTGCACCTTTCCAGGATGTACCCATCATCTTTACTTCGGTAATTACCAAGCAGCGTATTCTGAAGGCGATGGAAATGGCCGTGGAGGTTTACAGAAACCGCACCCGAAAGATCACTACCAGCAAACTGAACGAGGTCCTGCTGCCCATTATTGAGAATACGCCTCCCCCCTCCCTCAAGGGAAAATACATACGTATCAAATACATCACCCAGCTGCACACGCATTATCCTTCTTTCGCCCTTTTTTGCAACCTGCCGCAATATGTCAGGGAATCCTATTACCGTTTCATTGAGAACAAGATAAGGGAGCACTGGGATTTCACAGGGGTGCCCATAAAAATTTACTTCCGCAAAAAATAA
- a CDS encoding RNA-binding S4 domain-containing protein encodes MESGEAPRIDKWLWAVRVFKTRSLATQACKTGRVKVDELPVKPSREVRRDMVISIHTGPIVKTIKVVELLHNRVGAKLVNEYMLDLTPPEEYAKLELIKQQPFRRQRGSGRPTKKERRDMDTWLGWD; translated from the coding sequence ATGGAAAGTGGTGAAGCGCCACGCATTGACAAGTGGTTATGGGCGGTTCGGGTTTTCAAGACGCGAAGCCTGGCCACACAGGCCTGCAAAACGGGCAGGGTAAAGGTGGATGAACTGCCGGTAAAACCCTCACGTGAAGTGCGTCGCGATATGGTGATCAGCATCCACACCGGCCCGATTGTGAAAACAATAAAGGTCGTTGAATTGCTTCACAACCGGGTGGGTGCCAAGCTGGTAAATGAATATATGCTGGACCTCACTCCGCCCGAAGAGTATGCCAAGCTGGAGTTGATCAAACAACAGCCCTTCAGGCGACAGCGAGGCTCGGGGCGCCCCACCAAAAAAGAACGAAGAGATATGGATACCTGGCTGGGCTGGGACTAA
- a CDS encoding PAS domain S-box protein, which translates to MKYPRLKNLSPAYKITGLYLLLGLLWILFSDMVLAWFIKDLEMMRMMQTFKGWFYVIVTGIIFFLLINRSFKRLDRARESLREAVVHYSYLFQNNPHPMWTFDCNASRIIEVNEAAVKTYGYSEQEFLQLNLEQLHDASDLENLAEILACDAPEFNRSSGFRHRRKDGNMIDVELITHCLPGENNHSMRLVSALDITGRKQAFEALKASELALKESERQLSTLMSNLPGMAYRCLNDQKWTMLFVSKGCMELTGYPAGVIENNSVVSFGEIIHPADQQRVWDEVQEKLDKKMPYTLTYRIIAADGKVKWVWEQGVGVFDKRGELLFFEGFISDITEQRIAERTLKDNNELLRSILDNLPFPMFYKSLQGYIMGCNKAFCEYLGKPYDQILGRSAWDLIPAQKAMIIDEVDQQVLSTMSNFRKEEQLVFADGRVIDSVYQKSLFFDAEGIPRGFIGLYFDITERVRAEKIIQKQVMDLERINAELEQFTYTVSHDLRSPLVTIKGSLKLLYEDIRAHDEAQIEEGLSRIASATQRMHNLLEDLLQLSRIGRIGNPFSRFSMNELLGEVKHYLHGILAESGATMEVEADLPEVFGDRTRISEVFQNLLENAVKFRNPDRDLLIRIGCRRDEDQHVFFIQDNGRGIEPGQLNQVFGLFKKLDPDHEGTGIGLTVVKRIIEHHGGRVWAESDGPGHGATFCFILSKRPVGEN; encoded by the coding sequence ATGAAGTATCCCCGCTTGAAAAACCTTTCGCCAGCCTACAAAATCACAGGACTTTACCTGCTGCTGGGCTTGCTTTGGATCTTGTTTTCCGATATGGTTTTGGCGTGGTTTATAAAGGATTTGGAAATGATGCGCATGATGCAGACTTTCAAAGGCTGGTTTTATGTCATCGTGACGGGTATTATATTTTTTCTGCTGATCAACAGGTCGTTCAAACGCCTTGACCGAGCACGCGAATCCTTGCGTGAAGCTGTGGTTCACTACAGCTATCTTTTTCAAAACAACCCGCATCCCATGTGGACCTTTGACTGCAATGCCAGTCGGATCATCGAAGTCAATGAAGCTGCTGTAAAGACCTATGGCTATTCGGAGCAGGAGTTTCTTCAGCTAAACCTCGAACAGCTGCACGATGCCTCCGACCTGGAGAATTTGGCTGAAATCCTCGCCTGTGACGCCCCGGAGTTTAACCGCAGTAGTGGATTCAGGCACCGTCGCAAGGATGGAAATATGATTGACGTGGAACTCATAACCCACTGTTTGCCGGGCGAAAACAATCATTCTATGCGCTTGGTGTCTGCACTCGACATTACAGGCCGCAAACAGGCTTTCGAAGCCCTGAAAGCCAGCGAACTGGCCCTGAAAGAATCGGAACGGCAGCTTTCTACCCTGATGTCAAACCTCCCCGGGATGGCCTACCGCTGCCTGAACGATCAAAAATGGACCATGTTGTTTGTAAGCAAGGGTTGCATGGAATTGACCGGTTATCCTGCCGGGGTGATCGAGAATAATTCAGTTGTTTCCTTTGGGGAGATCATTCACCCAGCCGACCAGCAGCGGGTTTGGGATGAGGTGCAGGAGAAACTGGATAAAAAGATGCCTTACACATTGACCTACCGCATCATTGCTGCAGATGGGAAGGTTAAATGGGTGTGGGAGCAGGGGGTGGGGGTTTTCGATAAACGGGGCGAACTGTTGTTTTTTGAAGGTTTTATTTCCGATATCACCGAACAACGGATTGCTGAAAGGACTTTAAAGGATAACAATGAATTGCTGCGGTCAATCCTCGATAACCTTCCCTTCCCCATGTTTTATAAATCTCTCCAGGGCTATATCATGGGCTGCAATAAGGCATTTTGCGAATACTTAGGCAAACCCTATGACCAGATATTAGGCCGCAGCGCCTGGGATCTGATCCCTGCCCAAAAAGCCATGATCATTGATGAGGTGGATCAACAGGTTTTATCTACCATGAGCAACTTCCGCAAGGAAGAACAACTGGTCTTTGCCGATGGAAGGGTCATTGATTCCGTTTACCAGAAGTCACTTTTCTTTGATGCCGAGGGTATCCCCAGGGGATTTATCGGTTTGTATTTCGACATTACCGAAAGGGTCCGTGCCGAAAAGATCATCCAAAAGCAGGTGATGGACCTGGAACGGATCAATGCCGAGCTTGAACAGTTTACCTATACTGTATCTCACGATCTCAGGAGCCCCCTGGTGACCATAAAAGGGTCTTTGAAACTGCTTTATGAAGATATCAGGGCCCATGATGAGGCGCAGATTGAGGAAGGCCTGTCAAGAATCGCTTCAGCCACGCAACGTATGCACAACCTCCTGGAAGACCTCCTTCAGCTGTCCCGTATTGGCCGCATAGGCAATCCCTTTTCCCGTTTTTCAATGAATGAACTGTTGGGAGAGGTAAAACATTACCTGCACGGGATCCTGGCAGAAAGCGGCGCCACCATGGAGGTGGAGGCAGATCTTCCTGAAGTTTTTGGGGACAGGACCAGGATCAGTGAAGTATTCCAGAACCTGTTGGAAAATGCCGTTAAGTTCAGGAACCCTGACAGGGATTTGTTGATCCGCATCGGCTGCCGCAGGGACGAAGACCAGCATGTGTTCTTTATTCAGGACAATGGCAGAGGCATTGAACCCGGCCAGCTTAACCAGGTGTTTGGCTTATTTAAAAAACTTGATCCGGATCATGAAGGAACCGGCATTGGCCTTACTGTTGTGAAGCGCATTATTGAGCACCATGGCGGAAGGGTATGGGCTGAATCGGATGGGCCCGGACATGGGGCAACATTTTGCTTTATCCTTTCTAAAAGGCCTGTTGGGGAAAATTAG
- a CDS encoding dipeptidase yields the protein MKDLKNYVEQNKDRFLSELFELIRIPSVSAQESHKDDMFRAAQWVADKLVADGADKAEVFKTDGHPVVYGEKFLDKKLPTVLVYGHYDVQPAEPLDLWKSPAFEPEIRDGKIYARGADDDKGQAFMHFKAFEYMVKTGQLPCNVKFMIEGEEEIGSPSLGKFCEQNKEMLASDVILVSDTSMIGPDTPSITTGLRGLTYVEVEVTGPNRDLHSGLYGGAVDNPVNVLAKMIASLTDENGKITVKGFYDDVEELSAEERQEMARAPFNLENYKKEIDVAEVNGEKGYSTTERTGIRPSLDVNGIWGGYTEKGAKTILPSKAHAKISMRLVPHQDSKKIADLFKAHFESIAPKTVKVKVEYLHGGEGYVSPTDTVEYQAASKAYETAYGKKPIPVRSGGSIPIISLFEKVLGVKSILMGFGLESDAIHSPNENYPLEQFFKGIETIPYFYKYYVEMKK from the coding sequence ATGAAAGACCTGAAAAACTATGTTGAACAGAACAAGGACCGCTTCTTGTCGGAGTTATTCGAACTGATCCGCATCCCTTCGGTGAGCGCACAGGAATCCCATAAGGATGACATGTTTCGCGCAGCACAATGGGTTGCCGACAAGCTTGTTGCCGATGGTGCCGACAAGGCAGAGGTATTCAAAACCGATGGTCATCCTGTGGTCTATGGTGAGAAGTTCCTTGATAAAAAACTCCCCACAGTGCTGGTTTACGGGCACTACGACGTGCAGCCTGCCGAGCCGCTTGATCTCTGGAAGAGCCCTGCCTTTGAGCCCGAAATTCGCGACGGGAAGATTTATGCACGGGGTGCTGATGACGATAAAGGACAGGCCTTTATGCATTTTAAGGCTTTCGAATATATGGTAAAAACCGGACAGCTGCCCTGCAACGTCAAGTTCATGATCGAAGGTGAAGAAGAGATCGGTTCACCCAGCCTGGGGAAATTCTGCGAACAAAACAAGGAAATGCTGGCAAGCGATGTTATCCTGGTAAGCGACACCAGCATGATTGGCCCTGATACGCCAAGTATTACCACGGGTTTGCGCGGATTGACCTATGTTGAGGTGGAAGTCACCGGCCCCAACCGTGACCTTCATAGTGGACTCTATGGCGGTGCCGTAGACAACCCGGTGAACGTGCTTGCCAAGATGATTGCCTCACTGACCGACGAGAACGGAAAGATTACCGTCAAGGGGTTCTATGATGATGTGGAAGAACTCTCGGCTGAAGAACGCCAGGAGATGGCCCGTGCCCCCTTTAACCTCGAGAACTACAAAAAAGAAATCGATGTTGCAGAAGTGAATGGCGAAAAAGGCTATTCCACCACTGAGCGAACCGGCATCAGGCCAAGCCTGGATGTGAATGGCATCTGGGGTGGGTATACTGAAAAAGGCGCCAAAACCATCCTCCCATCTAAGGCGCATGCCAAGATCAGCATGCGACTGGTACCCCACCAGGATTCAAAGAAAATTGCCGACCTGTTTAAAGCCCATTTTGAATCCATAGCCCCTAAAACGGTAAAAGTGAAGGTAGAATACCTGCATGGTGGCGAAGGTTATGTTTCGCCCACCGATACGGTTGAATACCAGGCTGCCAGCAAGGCCTATGAAACCGCTTACGGCAAGAAGCCTATCCCGGTCCGTAGTGGCGGAAGTATCCCCATCATTTCACTCTTTGAGAAGGTGCTCGGGGTGAAATCCATCCTGATGGGATTTGGCCTTGAGTCTGATGCTATTCATTCGCCCAACGAAAACTACCCCCTTGAGCAGTTTTTCAAGGGTATTGAAACAATCCCCTATTTCTACAAATATTACGTGGAAATGAAGAAGTAA
- a CDS encoding long-chain fatty acid--CoA ligase codes for MEVTRLFDIPARFAQLCPGKPDALAGREDKGGWKTYTTEEYINNSNYVSYGLMKLGVKKGDKIASITPNRPEWNFLDMGVQQIGAIHIPIYPTISDSDYAFILEHAEVSYVFVAGEDLLHRIKHIVEKSPAIKGIYTFRHIADVPHLNELIELGKNNQKSDALQAIKDAIRPSEMVTIIYTSGTTGVPKGVMLSHDNILSNVIGVRDIPPFGPEHRALSFLPICHIYERTLNYTFLYKGISMYYLGNMALIGDSIREIHPHVFSAVPRLLEKVYDKIIAKGRTLTGIKKSIFFWANNVALAFDFDKAKKNPIYGIKLKIANKLVLSKWKAALGNNLDIVVSGGAALQPRLARVFWSLGVRVIEGYGLTETSPVVAVGNFQPGGLKFGTVGPPIKNVTVKIAEDGEILVKGPNVMMGYYKDPEMTAEVIDEEGWFHTGDIGRIEPEGQLRITDRKKMIFKTSFGKYIAPQVIENKFKESSFIDQIMVIGENQRFAGALIVPDFAHLKSWCQIKGIPYTTNAEMIAMPRIRKRFEKEVKHYNESFGDWEKIVKFELIDHEWTVEGGHLSATLKVRRGHLTEVYAGLINKIFGANGDKH; via the coding sequence ATGGAAGTAACCCGACTATTTGACATCCCGGCCAGGTTTGCACAACTTTGCCCGGGAAAACCCGATGCCCTCGCAGGCCGGGAAGACAAGGGAGGATGGAAAACATACACCACTGAAGAATACATTAACAACAGCAATTACGTCAGCTACGGCTTGATGAAGCTGGGGGTTAAGAAAGGTGACAAGATCGCCTCCATCACCCCGAACCGGCCCGAGTGGAACTTCCTTGACATGGGAGTACAGCAAATTGGCGCCATCCACATTCCCATTTACCCCACCATCAGCGACAGCGACTATGCGTTCATTCTTGAGCACGCTGAAGTGAGTTATGTTTTCGTTGCAGGCGAAGATCTCCTGCATCGAATCAAGCATATCGTCGAGAAAAGCCCTGCCATCAAGGGGATTTACACCTTCAGGCATATTGCCGATGTTCCGCACCTCAACGAATTGATAGAACTGGGAAAAAACAACCAGAAGTCCGATGCGCTTCAGGCCATCAAAGACGCCATCAGGCCCAGCGAAATGGTAACCATCATTTACACCTCTGGAACCACCGGTGTTCCCAAAGGGGTGATGCTTTCGCATGATAACATCCTCAGCAATGTGATCGGTGTACGCGACATTCCCCCTTTCGGCCCCGAACACCGCGCCCTGAGCTTCCTGCCCATTTGCCATATCTACGAGCGCACACTGAACTACACCTTCCTTTACAAAGGAATCAGCATGTATTATCTGGGGAATATGGCCCTGATTGGTGACAGCATCAGAGAGATCCACCCGCATGTATTTTCCGCGGTTCCGCGTCTGCTCGAAAAAGTCTATGATAAAATCATAGCAAAAGGAAGAACCCTGACCGGCATTAAAAAGTCTATTTTCTTCTGGGCTAACAATGTTGCCCTTGCCTTCGACTTTGACAAGGCAAAAAAGAACCCCATTTATGGCATCAAGCTTAAAATTGCCAACAAACTTGTATTAAGCAAGTGGAAAGCCGCCCTTGGAAACAACCTGGACATCGTGGTTTCGGGAGGCGCAGCCCTGCAGCCGCGCCTGGCCCGCGTTTTCTGGTCATTGGGTGTTCGCGTTATTGAAGGTTATGGACTGACTGAGACTTCTCCCGTGGTGGCTGTTGGTAATTTCCAACCAGGAGGTTTGAAATTCGGGACTGTTGGCCCCCCCATAAAGAATGTCACGGTAAAAATTGCAGAAGACGGCGAGATCCTGGTGAAAGGACCCAACGTGATGATGGGATATTACAAAGACCCTGAAATGACCGCTGAAGTGATCGACGAAGAAGGTTGGTTCCACACCGGCGACATTGGCCGCATTGAACCCGAAGGCCAATTGCGTATCACCGACCGCAAGAAAATGATCTTTAAAACCTCGTTTGGCAAATACATCGCCCCCCAGGTGATCGAGAACAAATTTAAGGAGTCATCCTTTATTGATCAGATCATGGTGATCGGCGAGAACCAGAGGTTTGCAGGCGCACTGATCGTTCCCGACTTTGCTCACCTGAAATCCTGGTGCCAGATCAAGGGCATCCCCTATACCACCAATGCCGAGATGATCGCCATGCCTCGCATCCGCAAGCGCTTTGAAAAGGAAGTGAAACATTACAATGAATCCTTTGGCGACTGGGAAAAAATTGTGAAGTTTGAGCTGATCGACCACGAATGGACCGTGGAAGGCGGTCACCTGAGCGCTACCCTGAAGGTCCGCCGCGGACATCTCACCGAAGTTTATGCTGGCCTGATCAACAAGATCTTTGGCGCTAACGGCGACAAGCATTAA